In bacterium, the following are encoded in one genomic region:
- a CDS encoding SDR family oxidoreductase, giving the protein MTPEQLFDLRGTVAVVTGGSGVLGSAMARGLSAAGARVGVLGRRLERAREVVAQIERSGGEAMPLAADVLDPATLARSRDDVVGRWGRVDILINAAGGNLPQATLANGGSVLDLPVEGWRAAMDLNFLGTLLPIQTFGAAMAAAGRGSIVNVSSMASQRVLTRVPAYSAAKAAVENLTRWLAVELSRKHGAGLRVNAVAPGFFIGEQNRRLLTNEDGSLTPRGGRIIEHTPAGRFGEPGDLIGTVIWLCGPGSRFVNGTVIPVDGGFSAFSGV; this is encoded by the coding sequence ATGACACCCGAGCAGCTCTTCGACCTGCGCGGCACGGTGGCGGTGGTCACCGGCGGAAGCGGCGTCCTGGGGTCGGCGATGGCTCGCGGCCTGTCCGCGGCCGGCGCCCGGGTGGGCGTCCTCGGCCGCCGGCTCGAGCGCGCGCGGGAGGTCGTCGCGCAGATCGAGCGCTCCGGCGGCGAGGCGATGCCGCTGGCCGCCGACGTGCTCGACCCGGCGACGCTGGCGCGGTCCCGGGACGACGTGGTCGGGCGATGGGGACGCGTCGACATCCTGATCAACGCGGCGGGCGGCAACCTGCCGCAGGCCACCCTCGCAAACGGCGGCTCGGTGCTCGACCTGCCGGTGGAGGGATGGCGGGCCGCGATGGACCTGAATTTCCTCGGAACGCTGCTGCCGATTCAGACGTTCGGCGCCGCGATGGCCGCGGCCGGGCGGGGCAGCATCGTGAACGTGTCGTCGATGGCGTCCCAACGCGTCCTCACGCGCGTGCCGGCCTATTCGGCGGCGAAGGCGGCGGTCGAGAATTTGACGCGCTGGCTCGCCGTCGAGCTCTCGCGCAAGCACGGCGCGGGCCTGCGTGTCAACGCCGTCGCGCCCGGGTTCTTCATCGGGGAGCAAAACCGCCGGTTGCTCACCAACGAGGATGGGAGCCTCACTCCGCGCGGCGGGCGGATCATCGAGCACACCCCCGCGGGCCGGTTTGGCGAGCCCGGCGACCTCATCGGAACCGTGATCTGGCTGTGCGGCCCGGGCAGCCGGTTCGTGAACGGGACGGTCATCCCGGTGGACGGCGGGTTCAGCGCGTTCAGCGGGGTCTAG
- a CDS encoding tagaturonate epimerase family protein, which translates to MMARLSSVPGFDVRPRSVVQIGEAEVGLARTPAGDRLAALAPEVPAALRDLEGETSAADGRWLRVGPLGVHNLAVLQGVLPWLAPRRLGLARSFGFGDRLGLATPGHIRALRAAGGGHRHGEAALAPIFAQQSIREMERTGRNPVQVLTDAAWGVFAEGWREGFGADADHLKTTADVDACLAAGYTFFTFDPGAYVDPAADARPAAAVAAALDALPWNALEDSRAGLEARYRGRTLEADGRVIVFDDEGIARAALKYGRAVAHVAALYRHLRARGGDAEVEISVDETDTPTTPVQHAYVATELRRLDVRWVSLAPRFVGRFEKGVDYIGDPAAFEADAAVHAAIARRLGSYKLSLHSGSDKLSVYGAFARQAGTLAHIKTAGTSYLEALRTIAPLDPELFRAIYALAHERYEHDRASYHVSARPERAPAPRAVADADLASLLDDFDAREMLHVTFGSALAAYGERLRAVLRANPEAYDATVERHFIRHLSAFAGAASPDEDGPEAGG; encoded by the coding sequence ATGATGGCACGGTTGTCGTCGGTTCCCGGGTTCGATGTCCGGCCCCGGTCGGTGGTCCAGATCGGCGAGGCGGAGGTGGGGCTGGCGCGCACGCCGGCGGGGGACCGGCTGGCGGCGCTGGCCCCGGAGGTACCGGCGGCGTTGCGGGATCTCGAGGGGGAGACCTCCGCCGCGGACGGCCGGTGGCTTCGGGTCGGGCCGCTCGGCGTCCACAACCTTGCGGTGCTGCAGGGTGTGCTGCCGTGGCTCGCGCCGCGCCGGCTGGGGCTCGCGCGCTCCTTCGGCTTCGGCGACAGACTCGGGCTGGCGACGCCCGGCCACATCCGGGCGCTGCGCGCGGCCGGCGGCGGCCACCGTCACGGCGAAGCGGCGCTCGCCCCGATCTTTGCCCAGCAGTCGATCCGCGAGATGGAGCGGACCGGACGCAATCCGGTGCAGGTGCTCACGGACGCCGCCTGGGGTGTTTTCGCAGAAGGGTGGCGCGAAGGCTTCGGCGCCGATGCGGATCACCTGAAGACGACGGCGGACGTCGACGCGTGTCTCGCCGCGGGGTACACGTTCTTCACGTTCGATCCGGGCGCGTACGTGGATCCGGCCGCCGATGCGCGGCCGGCCGCCGCCGTGGCCGCGGCCCTCGACGCGCTTCCATGGAACGCGCTCGAGGATTCCCGCGCGGGGCTCGAAGCGCGCTACCGCGGCCGGACGCTCGAGGCGGACGGGCGGGTCATCGTCTTCGACGACGAGGGGATCGCGCGGGCCGCCCTCAAGTACGGGCGCGCGGTGGCCCACGTCGCGGCCCTCTACCGTCATCTCCGCGCGCGCGGCGGTGACGCCGAGGTGGAGATCTCGGTCGATGAAACCGATACGCCGACGACGCCGGTGCAGCACGCCTACGTCGCGACCGAGCTGCGCCGGTTGGACGTCCGGTGGGTGAGCCTCGCGCCGCGCTTCGTCGGGCGCTTCGAGAAGGGCGTGGACTATATCGGCGATCCCGCCGCGTTCGAGGCCGACGCCGCGGTGCACGCGGCGATCGCGCGCCGCCTCGGCTCCTACAAGTTGAGCCTGCATTCCGGTTCGGACAAATTGAGCGTGTACGGCGCGTTTGCCCGGCAGGCCGGGACGCTCGCGCACATCAAGACGGCCGGGACGAGTTACCTCGAAGCGCTGCGCACGATCGCGCCACTGGATCCGGAGTTGTTTCGCGCCATCTACGCGCTGGCGCACGAGCGCTACGAGCACGACCGGGCCAGCTACCACGTGTCGGCGCGTCCCGAGCGGGCGCCCGCGCCGCGGGCGGTGGCGGACGCGGACCTCGCGTCGCTGCTCGACGACTTCGACGCGCGCGAGATGCTGCACGTCACGTTCGGCTCGGCGCTGGCGGCCTACGGCGAGCGGCTGCGCGCCGTTCTACGGGCCAACCCGGAGGCTTACGACGCCACGGTGGAGCGCCATTTCATCCGCCACCTTTCGGCGTTCGCCGGGGCGGCGTCCCCTGACGAGGACGGGCCGGAGGCGGGCGGATGA